One genomic region from Camelus bactrianus isolate YW-2024 breed Bactrian camel chromosome 3, ASM4877302v1, whole genome shotgun sequence encodes:
- the RETREG1 gene encoding reticulophagy regulator 1 isoform X2: MPEGEDFGPGKSWEVINSKPDERPGLSHCIAESWMNFSLFLQEMSLFKQQSPGKFCLLVCSVCTFFTILGSYIPGVILSYLLLLCAFLCPLLKCNDIGQKIYSKIKSFLLKLDFGIREYINQKKRERAEADKEKSHKDDSELDFSALCPKISLTTAAKELSVSDTDVSEVTWTDNGTFNLSEGYTPQTDTSDDLDRPSEEVFSRDLSDFPSLENGTGTNDEDELSLGLPTELRRKKEQLDSGPRPSKERQSAAGLTLPLGSDQTFHLMSNLAGDVITAAVTAAIKDQLGGVQHALSQAAPSLGEDTDTEEGDDFELLDQSELDQIESELGLSQDEEEEAQQNRKSSGFLSNLLGGH; this comes from the exons ctGGGAAGTTATCAATTCCAAACCAGATGAGAGACCTGGGCTCAGCCACTGTATTGCAGAATCATGGATGAATTTCAGCCTATTTCTTCAAgaaatgtctctttttaaacAGCAGAGCCCCGGCAAG TTTTGTCTCCTGGTCTGCAGTGTGTGCACATTTTTTACGATCTTGGGAAGCTACATTCCTGGGGTTATACTCAGCTATCTACTGT TACTGTGTGCATTTTTGTGCCCACTGTTAAAGTGTAATGATATTGGACAAAAAATATACAGCAAAATCAAGTCATTTCTGCTGAAACTAGATTTTGGAATCAGAGAATATATTAACCAGAAGAAACGCGAGAGAGCCG aagcagataaagaaaaaagtcacaaaGATGATAGTGAATTAGACTTTTCCGCTCTTTGTCCTAAG ATTAGCCTCACGACTGCCGCCAAAGAGTTGTCTGTGTCTGACACAGACGTGTCCGAGGTCACCTGGACGGACAATGGGACCTTCAACCTTTCAGAAGGCTACACTCCTCAGACCGACACTTCTGACG ATCTCGACCGACCTAGTGAGGAAGTTTTCTCTCGAGACCTTTCAGATTTTCCCTCTCTAGAAAATGGCACGGGAACAAATGATGAAGATGAATTAAGCCTTGGCTTGCCCACTGAGCTcaggagaaaaaaggaacagCTGGACAGTGGTCCCAGGCCGAGCAAAGAGAGGCAGTCAGCGGCTGGTCTCACCCTTCCCCTGGGCAGTGACCAGACCTTTCACTTGATGAGCAACCTGGCTGGGGATGTCATCACTGCCGCAGTGACCGCTGCTATCAAAGACCAGTTAGGGGGCGTGCAGCACGCACTGTCGCAGGCTGCACCCAGCCTGGGGGAGGACACAGACACGGAAGAAGGTGATGACTTTGAACTACTTGACCAGTCAGAGCTCGATCAGATTGAGAGTGAACTGGGACTTTCACAAGACGAGGAGGAAGAAGCCCAGCAAAACAGGAAGTCTTCGGGCTTCCTTTCAAATCTGCTCGGAGGCCATTAG